A part of Terriglobus roseus genomic DNA contains:
- a CDS encoding molybdopterin oxidoreductase family protein — protein MKISQRVMRALGLDTAKKKYAYGNDPVFGHISESRVADQWTKTTCGYCSVGCGMLVGTRDGKAVAVRGNPDHPVNLGKLCPKGLSEHQMIDTPGRARVPLLRRGGKGSPLEPISWDEALDVMVARITGLQRTYGSDTLGVIGTGQLLTEEFFTLGKLVQLGFRSRNYDGNTTLCMSSAVSGYKLSFGSDGPPGSYADMEHADVVLLVGSNIADNHPILCNRLRKRPGQVLIVADPRVTKTAMMADIHLPVKPRSDIALLNGIAHILLRDGMIDEAFLESHTEGLDELRRFVAEFTPETVARTTGLTVETIENIAFLYGTASSAFIGWTMGVNHSTQGSVTVAAINNLALLTGKIGQLGSAPFSITGQCNAMGTRESGFTSGMPGYRKFDSAKDRAELAVLWNIDEEELPKSRGLAYPDIIEAALDKRVRALWFIATNPVVSFPNVKLLTQALSTAEFVVVQDGFYPTPTMDYADLVLPAAIWGEKEGTYTNSERRVSKVNAFVAPPGEARSDFDIFLSIAERLGVRERLFSGWISSHDAWLEWQRVSAGRLCDYSAFTWAQLEEQGGAQWGGTSLYRDGVFPYDGGRAKLHCVPCLPFSEQPDKEFDFILNTGRTVEHWHTRTKTGAVPQLDRMVPNAWLEMNPIDADRLSLRQHDRIALVSRRARVEGIELRITGIVAPGQVFMPFHFAEQNSNLVTLGAFDPISREPNFKQCAVRVERSR, from the coding sequence ATGAAGATTTCGCAGCGAGTGATGAGAGCGCTGGGACTAGACACCGCGAAGAAGAAATATGCCTATGGAAACGATCCAGTTTTCGGACATATCTCAGAATCCCGCGTTGCTGACCAGTGGACGAAGACAACTTGTGGCTACTGTTCTGTCGGTTGCGGGATGCTGGTGGGAACTCGGGATGGCAAGGCAGTGGCGGTGCGCGGCAATCCTGATCATCCTGTCAATCTTGGCAAGCTTTGCCCTAAAGGGCTGAGTGAACACCAGATGATTGATACACCGGGTCGAGCTCGTGTGCCATTGCTGCGACGAGGTGGAAAAGGATCGCCGCTTGAACCCATCTCGTGGGACGAAGCGCTGGACGTCATGGTGGCACGTATTACGGGGCTGCAGCGGACGTATGGTTCCGACACACTTGGCGTGATCGGAACGGGGCAATTGCTCACGGAAGAGTTCTTCACGCTCGGCAAGCTAGTTCAACTCGGTTTTCGCAGCCGGAACTACGACGGCAACACCACACTGTGTATGTCATCCGCAGTATCGGGCTACAAACTCAGTTTTGGTTCTGATGGACCGCCCGGTTCCTATGCCGACATGGAACATGCAGACGTCGTTCTCCTTGTTGGTTCTAACATCGCGGACAATCATCCGATTCTGTGCAACCGTCTCCGCAAGAGGCCGGGCCAGGTTCTGATTGTTGCCGACCCTCGCGTGACCAAAACGGCGATGATGGCCGACATTCATCTACCGGTCAAACCTCGTTCGGACATCGCGTTGTTGAATGGCATTGCGCACATTCTTCTGCGCGACGGCATGATTGATGAGGCCTTTCTTGAGAGTCACACTGAAGGCCTGGACGAGTTGCGGCGCTTTGTTGCCGAGTTCACTCCGGAGACGGTCGCAAGAACGACCGGGCTTACCGTGGAGACGATTGAGAATATCGCTTTCTTGTATGGAACTGCGTCTTCCGCTTTCATCGGATGGACGATGGGAGTGAATCATTCCACGCAAGGATCGGTCACGGTTGCAGCGATCAACAATCTCGCACTCCTCACGGGAAAAATTGGGCAATTGGGATCTGCTCCTTTTTCCATTACAGGACAGTGCAACGCGATGGGAACGCGAGAGAGTGGCTTTACTTCTGGTATGCCGGGATATCGCAAATTCGATAGCGCAAAGGATCGCGCGGAACTCGCGGTACTGTGGAATATCGACGAAGAGGAACTGCCCAAGTCGCGCGGACTTGCCTATCCAGACATTATTGAGGCCGCGCTCGATAAGCGTGTCCGTGCCCTATGGTTCATCGCGACAAACCCGGTTGTGAGTTTCCCGAATGTAAAGCTGCTGACCCAGGCATTGTCTACGGCAGAGTTTGTTGTGGTGCAGGATGGCTTCTATCCAACTCCCACCATGGATTATGCCGACCTGGTACTGCCTGCTGCGATCTGGGGCGAGAAGGAAGGAACCTACACCAACTCGGAGCGTCGTGTCAGCAAGGTGAACGCGTTCGTTGCCCCTCCGGGAGAGGCACGTTCGGACTTCGATATTTTTCTTTCCATCGCGGAGCGGCTTGGTGTTCGCGAGAGGTTGTTTTCCGGATGGATCTCTTCGCACGATGCGTGGCTGGAATGGCAGCGTGTATCAGCAGGACGTTTATGCGATTACAGTGCATTCACCTGGGCCCAGTTGGAAGAACAAGGCGGCGCACAGTGGGGTGGTACGAGTCTCTATCGCGACGGCGTATTTCCGTATGACGGTGGACGCGCAAAATTGCATTGTGTTCCGTGCTTGCCATTCTCTGAGCAACCGGATAAGGAATTCGATTTCATCCTGAATACAGGACGTACGGTGGAGCACTGGCATACGCGTACCAAGACGGGCGCTGTTCCTCAGCTTGACCGGATGGTTCCCAACGCGTGGTTAGAGATGAATCCGATCGATGCGGATCGTCTTTCGTTGCGTCAGCACGACCGGATCGCTTTGGTGTCTCGTCGAGCGCGAGTGGAGGGCATCGAGCTGCGAATCACCGGGATTGTCGCGCCCGGACAGGTCTTCATGCCGTTCCACTTCGCGGAGC
- a CDS encoding DmsC/YnfH family molybdoenzyme membrane anchor subunit: protein MEAESADLVRMTLVANGASPELAQALIPSRQLEAGEQYRFHFDMTKCIGCRSCEVACNEQNGNPAHIQWRRVGELEGGVYPNTQRTYLSMGCNHCLSADCLRGCPVNAYTKDPLTGIVLHSTDACIGCQYCVWNCPYSVPQFNAERGVVGKCDMCRGRLLDGREPACVNACPENAIQIEIVNKEAWGKDFHTAESPGMPAAGQTISTTRITLPEQSSSWLERVDTGSIHLEHAHPSLIAMTTVMQASFGALAVMTLAHELSAAVLTSLWLLTTFALNVSVFHLGRPAYAWRAIRMWRRSWLSREVLCFGLFYGSVTACAAAAWLREFQWAITPLAYCGILLGMCGTLASAALYLVKARPSWNTIHTPVDFLVSAAYLGSLVADVMTRGFVLHRNLVLVFAVLWGLNQSIRIARLRSANLFERRASYNLLRGEQLVYWVALAFLSAGASVLFAYAPLPWLALFAGTVTVVIGRYLFFVSVVPLSMGLTFIGSRAEVA, encoded by the coding sequence ATGGAAGCAGAGAGCGCCGATTTGGTGCGAATGACGCTCGTCGCAAATGGCGCGTCACCAGAGCTTGCTCAGGCTCTGATTCCATCGCGGCAGCTTGAGGCAGGAGAGCAATATCGCTTCCACTTCGATATGACGAAGTGCATCGGCTGCCGTTCGTGTGAGGTGGCGTGTAACGAGCAGAATGGCAACCCGGCGCATATCCAGTGGCGACGTGTTGGCGAACTGGAGGGCGGCGTCTATCCGAACACGCAGCGCACTTATCTTTCGATGGGCTGCAATCACTGTCTCAGTGCGGACTGTCTGCGCGGTTGTCCAGTCAATGCGTATACCAAAGATCCGCTCACGGGGATTGTGTTGCATTCAACGGATGCATGCATCGGTTGTCAATACTGTGTGTGGAATTGCCCCTATAGCGTTCCGCAGTTCAATGCGGAGCGTGGAGTGGTGGGGAAATGTGACATGTGTCGTGGTCGTCTGCTGGATGGACGAGAGCCTGCATGTGTGAATGCGTGTCCGGAAAATGCGATTCAGATTGAAATCGTAAACAAGGAAGCATGGGGTAAGGATTTTCATACTGCAGAGTCGCCTGGGATGCCTGCGGCTGGACAGACCATCTCGACAACTCGCATTACGTTGCCTGAACAGTCGTCTTCTTGGTTGGAGCGCGTAGATACAGGCTCGATTCACCTCGAGCATGCGCATCCATCCTTGATAGCGATGACGACGGTGATGCAGGCGTCCTTTGGAGCACTTGCCGTCATGACGCTGGCTCATGAACTAAGCGCAGCGGTTCTGACATCTCTTTGGCTGCTGACAACATTCGCGTTGAATGTTTCCGTGTTTCATCTGGGGAGGCCTGCATATGCATGGCGCGCAATCCGCATGTGGCGGCGTTCCTGGCTTAGCCGCGAAGTCTTGTGTTTCGGTCTCTTCTACGGCAGTGTGACTGCATGTGCAGCCGCAGCGTGGCTTCGAGAATTCCAGTGGGCCATAACTCCGCTTGCTTATTGCGGCATATTGCTTGGAATGTGCGGCACGCTTGCTAGCGCCGCGCTCTATCTTGTGAAAGCAAGACCCTCGTGGAACACGATCCATACGCCCGTTGATTTTCTCGTTTCCGCTGCCTATCTCGGCAGTCTTGTCGCAGATGTAATGACAAGGGGATTCGTGCTTCACCGCAACCTGGTTTTGGTCTTTGCTGTGTTGTGGGGATTAAATCAATCGATCCGTATTGCTCGGCTTCGTTCCGCAAACCTGTTTGAGAGGCGCGCCAGCTACAACCTGCTACGTGGTGAGCAGCTCGTCTATTGGGTAGCTCTGGCATTCCTAAGTGCAGGAGCGTCGGTCCTATTCGCATATGCTCCGTTGCCTTGGCTTGCGCTGTTTGCAGGCACAGTAACCGTCGTGATCGGCAGATACCTCTTCTTTGTGTCTGTTGTGCCGCTTAGCATGGGCCTCACCTTCATCGGCAGCCGCGCGGAGGTCGCATGA